The Bartonella sp. HY328 genome contains the following window.
ACTGAAACAATTAATTCGCCTTGTCTGCTGCGGCGTTGCGCGGTTGCTGGTGTTCCGTCTATTGCTTTTAACACTTCAGGATAGGCCATTCCGTTGCCACCTGACATTTCACTGTCTTGGGGAATGTCATTGCCAAAAAATAAACTTGAAAGCCAGCTCGAAAAACGCTCATACCAAGTTTGATCATTATTGGAAATATTGGGTAGGCTATAGCTTAAAACTTGGCCGCTTGAATAAAGTTGGCGTGAATCCAGCAATAGATTAGCATCACGATCATAAATGCGCGCCCTAGTGGTTGCTGGTGAAATAACCCGCCTTAAGAGCGGTGAAACGCGCTCTGGATTAATTGGAAAATCCCAATTATCGCTGCTGTCGCCATGGGCAAATAAACTTTCGCCTGCTTGCAGTTCCATAAGCTTTTCGGGGTCAATGAGGATTGAATTGGTATCAACCGTTGCAGATGCGGCAATGGCACCTGCAATAATTTTACCTTGCGTTGTTAAACTATCAAGACGCGCATCCACCACCACATCACGGGTTTGATTGAGCAGCATGATGCCAAACATTAAACCAACCAGAGCGGCAATGTTTAGAATAACAATCAACATGGTAAGATTGGAAAATAGGACAAGCTCAAAAAAGCGCTTTATGCGGCGAAAAAATCGCATGATTGGCGATTTTTTTACGCGTTTTTTCGCAGTTGACGCTTTACTACTATCGTTTATTTTTGCGTCTTCATTCATAAAGCAAGAATAATCCTATTTGTTTAAACTAGCTCATGCATGCTGCTAACCAGTTTGAAATTTAAGTTTGGCTTAAATAAATCTGAAATAAAATAACCAATATCTGGATTATCATCGATCTCATATGTTTATTTATGTCAGATTGTTATGTGTAAGCCTTAGCCTGCTGACCTTATAACTTTAAAGGCCATAGTGTCACAATAAAAGCCTGTCCTTACTTATGTGACACTATAGCCAGTTTTTATCAACCTTCGCGGAAACGATAACCAACGCCATAAAGCGTTTCAATCATTTCAAAATTATCATCAACGCTTTTGAATTTTTTACGCAAGCGTTTAATATGGCTATCAATGGTGCGATCATCGACATAGACTTGGTCGTCATAGGCAGCATCCATCAAAGCGTCACGGCTTTTAACAACGCCAGGGCGCTGTGCAAGTGATTGCAGGATCAGAAATTCAGTCACTGTTAAAATAACCGGTTCGCCCTTCCATGTGCAGGTATGGCGTTCTTGATCCATGACTAGCGATCCGCGCTCAATAGACGAGCTTGGTTGGCCGCTGACTTTAGCAGCTTCCCTTGCAGCTGTGCGGCGTAAAATGGCTTTTACACGTTCAACCAATAATCGTTGTGAAAAAGGTTTGGTGATAAAATCATCCGCACCCATTTTAAGGCCAAAAAGCTCATCTATCTCATCATCTTTTGATGTAAGGAACATGACTGGTAAATCAGATTTTTGGCGCAGACGACGCAATAATTCCATGCCGTCCATGCGCGGCATTTTAATATCGAAAATAGCAAGATTTGGCGGACGGGCTGTCAAGCCTTCAAGGGCAGACGCACCGTCTGTATAGGTTTCAACCTTATAACCTTCAGCCTCAAGTGCAATCGATACAGATGTCAGAATATTGCGGTCATCATCAACCAGTGCAATGGTCTGGGTTGTGGTTGTTGCATCTTTCATAAGGCCTCGCTTTTAATTAGATACCATATTTGTTTTAATGCTATTCTATCATGTTCTTTTACAAGATAGGATAGGGCAATAAAATTCACTCTCATGCGACCCAAATTCAACAAGAAGTCATTCGTTGGATTTAAAGGGTATTGAAACTTAAATTAGCATAATTAGCATAAAATTATAAAATCTTATTCAATATTTCATGCTAATATTAATACCGCAATTTAAAAACTACCTATGCCAATTTCAACATGGATAAATATATAAAATTGCGGTGCTAAAAGCACTTTTTGCTTTGCCAAGCATTTTGGCATTTTTAGGCAATTGCTGCTTTTAAACTTCCGACTCACTTTAGAACAATTTGCAATTTATTAAGGAGCAATCCGCAAATCTTTGCTTTTTTGTTCTGCTACCCTTTTTGGCGGACAAATTAGGTACAAATTGTGGCAAAGAGTAAAAATAGTTGATTTTTAAGATATTTTTCTCGGATTTTAATCGCAATCCTATTTATTAGCAAATAATAATAAATTGGATAACTGGCAATTTAAAAAATTTAAATTTCTTTTAAATCGATTAAAAGTTTGATCTATTTGATTTTTTCTGTCTTAAAGCAGTACGCCTTTTTAAAAAGTGCGTTTTTAATGATGAATCATGCGGAGTTATTATGAAAGAGACTGGCATTTTCAACCCGTCCGCGTCTATCACTACAGCGGGACTTAAAGATCTTGGTAATGTATATTACAATCTTACCCCAGCTTTGCTTTATGAAGAAGCAATTAGACGTCAAGAAGCAAAGATAACCGCTCAAGGTGCACTTGTTGCCTATACTGGTCAACACACTGGGCGCTCAGCCAAGGATAAGTTTGTTGTCCGCACCAGTGAGACTGAGTCTCATATCTGGTGGGAAAACAACAAACCAATGTCGCAAGAGCATTTTGATACGCTTTATGCAGACTTTATCGAACATGCAAAGGGCCGTGATCTTTTTGTTGAAGATTTGATTGGTGGCGCTGATGAGCAAAACTCAATTCGTGCGCGTGTTACCAGTGAATTTGCTTGGCATGCTCTTTTCATCCGCAATTTGCTAATTCGCCCTTATGAGAGCGAATTGAAAAATTATGTACCACAAATGACCATTATCAATCTGCCATCCTTCCGCGCAGATCCAGTGCGTCATGGTTGCCGCAGTGAAACGGTTATCGCTTGTGATTTGACCCGTATGATCGTGCTTATTGGTGGCACATCTTATGCTGGTGAAATGAAAAAATCAGTTTTCACCGCTTTAAATTATCTCTTGCCTGCTAAGGGCGTTATGCCAATGCATTGCTCGGCCAATGAAGGCCCACATGGCGATACTGCTGTGTTCTTCGGTTTGTCTGGCACTGGTAAAACCACACTTTCAGCCGATCCTACACGCACCCTTATTGGTGATGATGAGCATGGTTGGGGCAAGGACGGCATCTTCAATTTTGAAGGCGGTTGCTATGCTAAGACCATTCGTCTTTCCGCAGAAGCAGAGCCTGAAATTTATGCAACAACGCAACGTTTTGGTACTGTTCTTGAAAATGTTGTCTTAAATGAGCGCCGTGAGCCTGATTTTGATGATGGTTCACTGACTGAAAATACCCGTTGCGCTTATCCTTTACATTTTATTCCTAATGCAAGCCCAACAGGCCGTGGTGGTCAGCCTAAAAATATTATCATGCTGACCGCAGATGCCTTTGGTGTTATGCCACCAATTGCGAAGCTTACCCCAGCACAGGCCATGTATCATTTCTTGTCTGGTTATACAGCCAAGGTTGCCGGTACTGAAAAAGGTGTAACAGAGCCAGAAGCAACATTCTCAACCTGTTTTGGTGCACCTTTCATGCCGCGTCACCCATCCGAATATGGTAATTTGCTACGTGCTCTTATTGCGGAACATAAGGTGGATTGCTGGTTGGTTAATACTGGCTGGACTGGTGGTGCTTATGGTACTGGTAGCCGCATGCCGATTAAGGCAACACGTGCGCTTTTAACTGCGGCTCTTGATGGTTCGCTTAAAAATGTTACTTTCCGCCACGACGAAAATTTTGGCTTTGAAGTGCCAACAGCAGTTAATGGCGTGGATACTACTATCCTTGATCCACGTTCCACATGGGAAGATAAAGCTGCCTATGATGCACAGGCTAAAAAGCTTGCTGGCATGTTTGTTGAAAATTTTGACAAGTTTGCTAGCCATGTTGATGAAGAAGTGCGTAACGCAGCACCTAAAGCATAAAGTTTAAACGCTTTTAAAAGTAAATTTTATCAAAATAACAATAGATCCAGTATGTCTTTTATAAAAAGGCATGCTGGATTTTTTTGTTTTAATATAATGAATTTTAATATAATAGAATTGCGTAATTTTATGTTTAGATAAAGGTGTTTGTTTATGAAAAAAATGATAAACTTTGTAATATTGTTAATTATTGTCGGTGTCGGAGCTGTTTACTTTGCATGGGGACCAAATGTTTTTTTTGGAGGTCCTAAAAATAGCGATATTATAGAAGTGACAAAAACAGTAATGCTTGCCACATCAGATAGTGAAGAAAAAAAGGCTCTTGTGGCAACAGCTAAAATTACGCCAAAGGGTATCTGCAATAAAATGGATAGCAAATTTGCTTGTGCCGTTAATATTAGTCTATCAGACGGGAGTAGTAAGGATTTTGTAGCTGTATTGCAAAAAAATGCCACAGGCACTTGGATTGCTGTAGATTAGCAAATTTCAAAGCGATTGATCATTATATTTATTGAGATCAATCGCTTTACTACATTGATTTAATAGCTTTTTACAAATTTTAAAGCCAAATTTAAAAGTGTTAATCTATTGATAAAATTATAATTTAGGAAGAAAATACTTAGTTTTTGATTTATAGTTTTATTATTCCATACGAAAAACATGCTGGTAGGAATTGGCGGTAAGGCGCGCCAGTTGCTCCTCTTCTGATGGGGTGATGCTAAGGCTTGGGCGAATAATGATGCCAACTTGCGCGAATAATTTCAACATTTGTGTTGCTTGATGTTCAACTTCGATAAAGGCAGCTTTGCTGGTTAGGTCGCCATGGTATGGTGCGGTGGCTGTTGTACTCGCAACAAGATCAATTAATAAAAGCTCCGTTGGTGTTAAATAGTCTCCCTCTTGTCCGGCTTTGATTTCATTAATTTTATCAGCGCGTCTAAACAGTTCAAATAGCGCATTAATAAAGGGATAAATTCGCTCCCATCTAAGATTGGCTGCCAAGCGATGTTCAATAATTGCCGTTGTTGGCTGGGCTTTGCGCCAGATGCGATAGGATTCAATAATAATCTGTTCCCAGTAATGAAGGTCGTGCACAAAGACACTTGGCATTTTTTTCTCCTATATCAGATGCGCCAAAATAACGGTTTTTCTTATTTGTCTGTTTATCAATCAAGGCTTTTATTTTCTTTAAAATATTTACTCTAATTATAATGTTTAAATTTTTAATTATTATAATAAAAATCTATCTCATTTTATAATAAAAACCATTTGACGAAATAAAAACTATTTATATATTAAAAATCGTAAATTTTAAATAGGAAATCTTTTTAAAAGATTCTAGAAATAGAAAATATATTATTAGAATATTTATAATTATTACAATTAGTGGTAATTATATTATATTTATTACAATTAAAATGTATATCCATTTCACTTAATTCAAAAGATCTTACGCTTTTGAAAACGAATAATTGTGTAAAATTTGGAGGATACACTGTGGCAAATCATAATACACAGCAGGAAACAGGGCATAAGGATACAGAAGTACGTCAATTGGCGCGTTTTGTAACTCATGCTAATATTGAAATGATGTCAGATACAGCCAAGGAAGAATTGAAAAAGCGTATTCTTGACTCTGTTGGCGTTGCAATTGGTGCATTGGATGGCGAGCCTATCCATATGATCCGTGAGCAATTGGAGGATTTTGGTGGTCGCCCCCTTTCAACCTTGATTGGTGGTGGTAAAACCGCGCCGGATCGTGCGGCTTTTTATAATGGCGCACTCGTTCGCTATCTTGATTTTATGGACAGCTATCTTGCTAAGGGAGAAACCTGCCACCAGTCGGATAATCTTGGTGCGGTGCTTGCTGCAGCTGAATATAATGATGCGAGTGGAGCAGATTTTTTAACCGCTATGGCTGTTGCCTATCAGGTGCAGGGTCGCCTTTGTGATGTGGCGCCAGTGCGTGCCAAAGGTTTTGATCACACAGTGCAAGGTGCCTATGCTGTTGCGGCTGGTGTTGCTAAAGCCTTAAAGCTTGATGATGAAAAGACCGCCAATGCCATTGCAATATCAGGCACTTGTAATAATGCCCTGCGCGTTACCCGTACTGGGGCTTTATCCCATTGGAAAGGGCTAGCCTATCCCAATACCGCCTTTATTGGCACGCATAGCGCATTTTTAGCTATGCGCGGCATAACCGGCCCTGAAGAAGTATTTGAGGGCAACAAGGGCTTTAAAGACGCAATTGCAGGACCTTTTACTATTGACTGGCAAAAGGAAGATCTTGAAAATGTCGTTCAGTCGATTATCAAGAAATATAATGCCGAAATTCATTCACAATCTTCCATTGAAGGTGCGCTTGAGTTGCAAGCTCGTGAAGGCTTTACATGGGATCAAATTGATAAAATCGAAATCGATATTTTTGATGTTGCTTATCATATTATTGGCGGCGGCGAAGAAGGCGACAAGACGATTATTAGAACCAAGGAAGAGGC
Protein-coding sequences here:
- a CDS encoding phosphoenolpyruvate carboxykinase, yielding MKETGIFNPSASITTAGLKDLGNVYYNLTPALLYEEAIRRQEAKITAQGALVAYTGQHTGRSAKDKFVVRTSETESHIWWENNKPMSQEHFDTLYADFIEHAKGRDLFVEDLIGGADEQNSIRARVTSEFAWHALFIRNLLIRPYESELKNYVPQMTIINLPSFRADPVRHGCRSETVIACDLTRMIVLIGGTSYAGEMKKSVFTALNYLLPAKGVMPMHCSANEGPHGDTAVFFGLSGTGKTTLSADPTRTLIGDDEHGWGKDGIFNFEGGCYAKTIRLSAEAEPEIYATTQRFGTVLENVVLNERREPDFDDGSLTENTRCAYPLHFIPNASPTGRGGQPKNIIMLTADAFGVMPPIAKLTPAQAMYHFLSGYTAKVAGTEKGVTEPEATFSTCFGAPFMPRHPSEYGNLLRALIAEHKVDCWLVNTGWTGGAYGTGSRMPIKATRALLTAALDGSLKNVTFRHDENFGFEVPTAVNGVDTTILDPRSTWEDKAAYDAQAKKLAGMFVENFDKFASHVDEEVRNAAPKA
- a CDS encoding MmgE/PrpD family protein, whose amino-acid sequence is MANHNTQQETGHKDTEVRQLARFVTHANIEMMSDTAKEELKKRILDSVGVAIGALDGEPIHMIREQLEDFGGRPLSTLIGGGKTAPDRAAFYNGALVRYLDFMDSYLAKGETCHQSDNLGAVLAAAEYNDASGADFLTAMAVAYQVQGRLCDVAPVRAKGFDHTVQGAYAVAAGVAKALKLDDEKTANAIAISGTCNNALRVTRTGALSHWKGLAYPNTAFIGTHSAFLAMRGITGPEEVFEGNKGFKDAIAGPFTIDWQKEDLENVVQSIIKKYNAEIHSQSSIEGALELQAREGFTWDQIDKIEIDIFDVAYHIIGGGEEGDKTIIRTKEEADHSLQYMVGVALIEGNVLPAQYDDARIIRDDIQSLLKRFIVRPSKEYTDRFPQEVATTLTVSLKDGKKFSIDKTDYEGFRTRPMSWETVIAKFNGLATPFTSERARKAIIDAVQNIEKIKVREFTEILAHLKV
- a CDS encoding response regulator transcription factor, with product MKDATTTTQTIALVDDDRNILTSVSIALEAEGYKVETYTDGASALEGLTARPPNLAIFDIKMPRMDGMELLRRLRQKSDLPVMFLTSKDDEIDELFGLKMGADDFITKPFSQRLLVERVKAILRRTAAREAAKVSGQPSSSIERGSLVMDQERHTCTWKGEPVILTVTEFLILQSLAQRPGVVKSRDALMDAAYDDQVYVDDRTIDSHIKRLRKKFKSVDDNFEMIETLYGVGYRFREG